The Zobellia alginiliquefaciens genome contains a region encoding:
- the ilvA gene encoding threonine ammonia-lyase IlvA produces MTYFPNISDIKKAAYTIAQVATETPLMPSIRLSKVYDANVLLKREDLHRVRSYKIRGAFNKISSLSEEERKNGIVCASAGNHAQGVAFACNHLKIEGRVYMPSVTPKQKVEQTKMFGGEWVTVVLEGDTFDDSSKSARVFCEENKKVFIHPFDDPKVIEGQGTVGLELLEQFKQPIDYIFAAIGGGGLASGLIGVFKELSPNTKIIGVEPEGAPSMKTSIANNSNTELLKIDKFIDGAAVQKVGDLTFEICKNGLHDMVTVPEGKVCQTILDLYNRDAIVVEPAGALTITALDMFSEEIKAKNVVCILSGSNNDITRTAEIKERALLYGQLKHYFIVRFPQRPGALKEFVAEILGPDDDITHFEYSKKSSRENAPAIVGIELKSPDDLDPLVQRMKANNFYGDYLNDKPDLFQYLV; encoded by the coding sequence ATGACCTATTTCCCTAACATATCAGATATTAAAAAGGCGGCTTATACCATTGCTCAGGTAGCAACGGAAACTCCGTTAATGCCCAGCATACGTTTATCCAAAGTTTATGATGCCAATGTGCTTCTAAAACGAGAGGATTTACATCGCGTACGGTCGTATAAAATTCGTGGGGCATTCAATAAGATCAGCTCGCTTTCCGAAGAAGAAAGAAAAAACGGAATTGTTTGTGCCAGTGCAGGTAATCATGCTCAAGGTGTGGCCTTTGCCTGTAACCATTTAAAGATTGAAGGCAGGGTATACATGCCATCTGTGACACCCAAGCAAAAAGTGGAACAGACAAAAATGTTCGGTGGCGAATGGGTTACCGTAGTTTTGGAAGGGGATACTTTTGATGATTCTTCAAAGAGTGCTCGGGTATTTTGTGAGGAAAATAAGAAAGTTTTCATTCATCCTTTTGATGACCCCAAGGTAATAGAGGGACAAGGTACGGTTGGTTTAGAGTTGTTAGAACAGTTTAAGCAACCTATAGATTACATTTTTGCTGCAATTGGAGGTGGTGGATTGGCTTCTGGATTGATTGGGGTTTTTAAGGAGCTGTCTCCAAACACCAAAATTATTGGGGTGGAGCCGGAGGGTGCTCCTTCCATGAAAACATCCATAGCAAACAATAGCAATACCGAGCTTTTAAAAATTGATAAGTTTATTGATGGAGCTGCAGTTCAGAAAGTAGGCGACCTCACCTTTGAAATCTGTAAAAACGGACTTCATGATATGGTTACCGTTCCAGAAGGTAAGGTATGTCAGACTATTTTGGATCTCTATAACAGAGATGCCATTGTTGTTGAGCCTGCGGGCGCATTGACAATTACCGCTTTGGATATGTTTTCTGAAGAGATCAAAGCCAAGAATGTGGTTTGCATTCTTAGCGGCAGCAACAATGACATAACCAGGACTGCAGAAATTAAAGAGCGGGCTTTACTTTACGGTCAGCTTAAGCATTATTTTATTGTTCGATTTCCACAAAGACCGGGTGCATTAAAAGAATTTGTGGCCGAAATTTTAGGTCCTGATGATGATATCACTCATTTTGAATACTCTAAAAAGTCCAGTAGAGAGAACGCCCCGGCTATTGTAGGGATAGAATTAAAGAGTCCTGATGACCTTGACCCATTGGTTCAGCGTATGAAAGCCAATAACTTTTATGGGGATTATTTAAATGATAAGCCAGACTTGTTTCAATATTTGGTGTAG
- the ilvC gene encoding ketol-acid reductoisomerase, whose product MANYFNTLSLRDQLTQLGKCRFMDASEFADGVSALKGKKIVIVGCGAQGLNQGLNMRDSGLDIAYTLRDAAIKEKRQSFLNATENGFTVGTYEELIPSADVVINLTPDKQHTAVVGAVMPLMKKGATLSYSHGFNIVEEGTQVREDLTVIMVAPKSPGSEVREEYKRGFGVPTLIAVHPENDPEGKGLEQAKAYAAGTGGHRAGVLESSFVAEVKSDLMGEQTILCGLLQTGSILCFDKMIEKGIDAGYASKLIQYGWETITEGMKYGGITNMMDRLSNPAKIKAFELSEELKDIMRPLFQKHMDDIMTGHFSKTMMEDWANDDKNLLTWRAETGETAFEKTPAGDVEISEQEFYDNGVLMIAMVRAGVELAYESMTESGIIGESAYYESLHETPLIANTIARKKLFEMNRVISDTAEYGCYLFDHACKPLLTDFMKNIDTDVIGKAYAGTKGNGVDNAKLITVNKVLREHPVEIVGARLRASMTAMKPIV is encoded by the coding sequence ATGGCAAATTACTTTAATACACTATCATTAAGAGATCAGCTGACGCAACTGGGCAAATGTAGGTTCATGGATGCTTCAGAATTTGCAGATGGTGTATCGGCTTTAAAAGGAAAAAAAATAGTTATTGTTGGTTGTGGGGCCCAAGGCTTGAACCAAGGTTTGAACATGCGCGATTCAGGATTGGATATCGCTTACACCTTGCGTGATGCTGCCATCAAAGAAAAAAGACAATCGTTTTTAAATGCCACAGAAAACGGATTCACCGTTGGTACGTACGAAGAGTTGATTCCTTCTGCCGATGTAGTGATCAACCTTACTCCAGATAAGCAGCATACAGCTGTGGTTGGTGCAGTAATGCCATTAATGAAAAAAGGAGCTACATTATCATATTCTCACGGTTTCAATATCGTGGAGGAAGGTACTCAGGTTCGTGAAGACCTTACCGTAATTATGGTAGCGCCTAAGAGTCCAGGTTCTGAGGTTCGTGAAGAGTATAAAAGAGGTTTTGGTGTGCCAACTTTGATCGCGGTTCACCCAGAGAATGATCCGGAAGGAAAAGGCTTGGAGCAAGCTAAAGCATATGCTGCCGGTACAGGTGGGCATAGAGCGGGTGTTCTAGAGTCTTCTTTTGTAGCGGAAGTAAAGTCCGATTTAATGGGTGAGCAAACTATCCTTTGTGGATTGTTGCAAACTGGTAGTATTCTTTGTTTCGATAAAATGATCGAGAAAGGTATTGATGCTGGTTACGCTTCTAAATTAATTCAATACGGATGGGAAACTATTACCGAAGGTATGAAGTATGGTGGTATCACTAACATGATGGACCGTCTTTCAAACCCTGCAAAAATTAAGGCTTTTGAACTTTCGGAAGAATTAAAAGATATCATGCGTCCGCTTTTTCAAAAGCATATGGATGATATCATGACCGGTCATTTCTCTAAAACCATGATGGAAGACTGGGCCAACGATGATAAGAACTTATTGACTTGGAGAGCTGAAACTGGTGAGACTGCTTTTGAAAAGACACCAGCTGGCGATGTAGAAATCTCTGAACAAGAGTTTTATGATAATGGTGTTTTAATGATTGCTATGGTTAGAGCTGGTGTTGAGTTGGCTTACGAAAGTATGACCGAATCTGGCATCATTGGTGAGTCTGCTTACTATGAGTCTCTACACGAAACTCCGCTAATTGCTAATACCATTGCAAGAAAGAAATTGTTTGAAATGAACAGAGTTATTTCTGATACTGCTGAGTACGGTTGTTACTTGTTCGATCATGCATGTAAGCCTTTATTGACTGACTTTATGAAAAATATCGATACAGATGTAATCGGTAAAGCTTACGCCGGTACTAAAGGTAATGGTGTTGATAATGCCAAATTGATTACAGTGAACAAAGTACTTCGCGAGCATCCTGTAGAAATCGTTGGAGCTAGACTTCGTGCCTCTATGACGGCAATGAAGCCTATTGTATAA
- the ilvN gene encoding acetolactate synthase small subunit, with the protein MEKQWFTISVYSENNVGLLNRISGIFLKRHINIESLNVSKSEIEGVSKFTIVVYTTEKWTRNIVGQIEKQIEVIKAFYHRDDETIYQESALFKIASNLLFDERQIQNIIKDNNSQIVTVARDFFVIAKSGRRNEINDMYDELKPFGIMQFVRSGRISVSKEEMQITALLNEFYQDK; encoded by the coding sequence ATGGAAAAACAATGGTTTACCATATCGGTATATTCGGAAAACAACGTAGGTTTACTGAATAGGATTTCTGGAATTTTCTTAAAGAGACATATTAATATTGAAAGTTTAAACGTCTCAAAATCAGAAATTGAAGGTGTTTCTAAATTTACGATTGTTGTATACACTACCGAGAAGTGGACACGTAACATCGTGGGCCAAATAGAAAAGCAAATTGAGGTAATAAAAGCCTTTTATCATAGGGATGATGAAACCATTTATCAAGAATCCGCTTTGTTTAAAATAGCCTCAAATCTTCTTTTTGATGAAAGACAGATTCAAAATATCATAAAGGATAACAATTCGCAAATCGTTACCGTTGCAAGAGACTTTTTTGTAATCGCAAAATCAGGTCGCAGAAACGAGATCAATGATATGTATGATGAGCTTAAGCCTTTTGGTATCATGCAGTTTGTACGTTCGGGCCGTATTTCGGTTTCAAAGGAAGAAATGCAGATTACCGCTCTACTGAATGAGTTTTATCAAGATAAATAA
- a CDS encoding methyltransferase domain-containing protein: protein MIQVAHSWNAKLYNDKHAFVYDYGKSLIELLAPKSNERILDLGCGSGELTFDISGLAKTVVGLDKSPEMIAKAKYNFPSINFEVGDAANFKVEEKFDAIFSNAALHWVVQYKAAIANMYRALRTGGRIVVEFGGKNNIQTISDALRESLSKRGYEKQAKTTLWYFPSIGEYASKLEAAGFEVVFAQSYDRPTELVDSHTGIVDWIMMFGSSFFDGVNNEDIAEISKEVQDKVKPELYRDGKWYADYKRIRVVARKK, encoded by the coding sequence ATGATACAGGTAGCACATAGTTGGAACGCTAAACTTTATAATGATAAGCATGCTTTCGTATACGATTACGGTAAGTCCCTTATTGAGTTGCTTGCACCAAAATCGAATGAGCGGATACTTGATTTAGGCTGTGGTTCTGGTGAATTGACTTTTGATATAAGTGGCTTGGCGAAAACGGTGGTGGGACTTGATAAATCTCCGGAAATGATTGCCAAGGCAAAATATAATTTTCCTTCTATAAACTTTGAAGTTGGAGATGCAGCTAATTTTAAAGTTGAAGAAAAATTTGATGCTATTTTTTCGAATGCTGCACTCCATTGGGTAGTACAGTATAAAGCTGCAATAGCAAATATGTACCGGGCTTTGAGAACAGGGGGCAGGATAGTTGTTGAGTTTGGTGGTAAAAATAATATTCAAACTATAAGTGATGCACTCCGAGAAAGTCTTTCTAAGAGAGGTTATGAGAAACAAGCAAAGACTACTCTTTGGTACTTTCCATCAATTGGGGAATATGCTTCAAAGTTAGAAGCTGCTGGATTTGAAGTTGTTTTTGCACAATCGTATGATCGGCCAACTGAATTGGTTGACAGTCATACAGGCATTGTAGATTGGATTATGATGTTCGGGAGTTCCTTTTTTGATGGAGTCAATAATGAAGATATCGCAGAGATAAGTAAAGAAGTACAAGATAAGGTTAAACCAGAGCTGTATAGAGATGGTAAATGGTATGCCGATTATAAACGGATTAGGGTTGTAGCTCGTAAAAAGTGA
- a CDS encoding O-methyltransferase, with product MLDSNIQDKPKIHQQIEQKSKEIGFTMPSDVYIGTLLKTLMTSKPKGRFLELGTGIGLSLSWMVDGMDAESKLISLDNDPKQIEIVSGYFKGDERVEVICEDGSKWIKNYSGDKFDLIFADAWPGKYSEIEEILSFVKVGGFYVIDDMTAQPNWPEGHEDNVERLVKYLENRADFTLTKLNWSTGLIIAVRNS from the coding sequence GTGTTAGATTCCAATATACAGGACAAGCCAAAAATCCATCAACAAATAGAACAGAAGTCCAAGGAAATTGGTTTTACCATGCCTTCGGATGTATATATTGGCACATTGCTGAAAACCTTGATGACCTCAAAACCGAAAGGAAGATTTTTGGAGCTGGGTACGGGAATTGGCTTGAGCCTTTCTTGGATGGTAGATGGTATGGATGCCGAGTCTAAGTTGATTTCATTAGACAATGACCCGAAGCAAATTGAGATTGTTTCTGGATATTTTAAAGGGGACGAACGAGTGGAGGTGATTTGTGAAGATGGCTCAAAATGGATAAAGAACTATTCGGGAGATAAGTTCGATTTAATTTTTGCCGATGCCTGGCCAGGCAAATACAGTGAGATAGAAGAGATATTGAGTTTTGTGAAAGTTGGTGGTTTTTATGTGATAGATGATATGACCGCTCAACCAAATTGGCCGGAAGGGCATGAGGATAATGTAGAGCGATTGGTTAAGTATTTAGAAAACCGGGCTGATTTTACATTAACCAAATTAAATTGGTCCACAGGGTTGATTATTGCTGTTAGGAATAGTTAA
- the ilvB gene encoding biosynthetic-type acetolactate synthase large subunit, which yields METLKMKTEENPKKTKMKISGAEAIIHCLLAEGVDLLYGYPGGAIMPVYDELYKFQDKLTHILTRHEQGATHAAQGFARVTGRVGVAMATSGPGATNLVTGLADAQIDSTPMVCITGQVTRHLLGSDAFQETDIIGISTPVTKWNYQITEASEIPEIMAKAFYIAKSGRPGPVLVDITKNAQIDEFEFSYEKCTAVRSYNPVPKPKVKQIEAAAELINNAKKPLIVWGQGVILGKAEEELKALVEKSGVPAAWTIMGASALDNEHPLNVGMVGMHGNYGPNVLTNECDVLIAIGMRFDDRVTGSLDTYAKQAKVIHFEIDKAEINKNVHADVPVLGNSKETLGMLLPLIKENKHEAWHNEFKEKYKVEFDQVIKDDIQPTKEGLTMGEVIEQINIESEQKAVIVTDVGQHQMIGCRYAKFKQSKSNITSGGLGTMGFALPAAIGAKMGAMDREVVAIIGDGGYQMTIQELGVIFQHNVPVKIVVLNNEHLGMVRQWQELFFDRRYASTVMTNPDFVKIAEGYHIEAKRVSTREDMKAAVKEMIASKNPYFLEVKVEQEDNVFPMIPSGASVSDVRLK from the coding sequence ATGGAAACATTAAAAATGAAAACGGAGGAAAACCCAAAGAAAACAAAAATGAAAATAAGTGGTGCAGAGGCCATCATACATTGTTTGCTGGCTGAGGGTGTGGATTTGCTATATGGCTACCCTGGTGGTGCTATTATGCCCGTTTATGACGAATTATATAAATTTCAGGATAAGCTTACCCATATCTTAACGCGTCATGAGCAAGGTGCTACGCACGCAGCCCAGGGGTTTGCTAGGGTTACGGGTAGAGTAGGTGTTGCCATGGCTACATCTGGTCCTGGAGCCACCAATCTGGTTACAGGTCTGGCCGATGCTCAGATAGACTCTACTCCAATGGTGTGTATTACGGGTCAAGTTACGCGTCATTTGTTAGGTTCCGATGCGTTTCAAGAAACCGATATTATCGGAATCTCTACGCCGGTTACAAAATGGAACTATCAGATAACGGAAGCTTCTGAAATTCCTGAAATCATGGCAAAGGCGTTCTATATTGCCAAGTCAGGTAGACCGGGTCCGGTTTTAGTGGATATTACTAAAAATGCTCAGATAGATGAGTTTGAGTTTAGTTATGAAAAATGCACGGCGGTAAGAAGTTACAATCCTGTGCCTAAGCCTAAGGTTAAGCAAATTGAAGCTGCTGCTGAACTTATTAATAATGCCAAAAAACCACTTATTGTTTGGGGTCAAGGTGTAATTTTAGGTAAAGCGGAAGAAGAGCTGAAAGCATTGGTAGAAAAGTCAGGGGTTCCTGCTGCTTGGACAATTATGGGGGCTTCGGCTTTGGATAATGAGCATCCTTTAAACGTGGGTATGGTAGGTATGCACGGTAACTATGGACCAAATGTATTAACGAATGAATGCGATGTTCTAATTGCCATCGGTATGCGTTTTGATGATCGTGTAACAGGTAGTTTGGATACGTATGCCAAACAAGCAAAAGTAATCCATTTCGAAATTGATAAAGCGGAAATCAATAAAAACGTTCATGCAGACGTACCTGTTTTAGGTAACTCCAAAGAGACGTTGGGTATGTTATTGCCTTTGATCAAAGAGAATAAACATGAGGCTTGGCACAACGAATTCAAAGAGAAGTATAAAGTTGAATTTGATCAGGTAATTAAAGACGATATTCAGCCTACAAAAGAAGGGTTGACTATGGGGGAGGTTATTGAACAGATAAATATAGAATCTGAGCAAAAAGCCGTAATTGTTACGGATGTAGGGCAGCACCAGATGATCGGTTGTCGTTATGCAAAGTTCAAACAAAGCAAGAGTAATATAACTTCTGGAGGTCTTGGTACCATGGGGTTTGCACTTCCAGCGGCTATTGGCGCCAAAATGGGAGCTATGGACCGTGAGGTAGTTGCAATTATTGGTGATGGAGGTTATCAAATGACCATTCAAGAATTGGGGGTTATCTTTCAGCATAATGTACCGGTTAAGATAGTTGTTCTAAATAATGAGCACTTAGGAATGGTGCGTCAGTGGCAGGAGCTTTTCTTTGATAGAAGATATGCTTCAACTGTAATGACGAACCCTGATTTTGTTAAGATTGCCGAAGGGTATCATATTGAAGCGAAGCGCGTAAGCACTCGTGAAGATATGAAAGCGGCAGTTAAAGAAATGATTGCTTCCAAAAACCCATACTTCTTAGAGGTGAAGGTGGAACAAGAAGACAATGTGTTCCCAATGATTCCTTCTGGAGCTTCGGTTTCCGACGTTCGTTTGAAGTAA
- the ilvD gene encoding dihydroxy-acid dehydratase — MELNKYSKNVTQDSTQPAAQAMLYAIGFKDEDFNKPLIGIASTGYEGNPCNMHLNDLAKLVKEGVNSKETVGLIFNTIGVSDGISMGTPGMRFSLPSRDIIADSMETVVQGMSYDGLVTVVGCDKNMPGALIAMLRLNRPAILVYGGTVASGCHNNKRLDIVSAFEAWGEKVAGTMEEPEYKDVIKESIPGAGACGGMYTANTMASAIEALGMSMPYNSSNPAISSNKKEESIAAGKQMRTLIEKDIKPLDIVTHKSLENAIRLVTILGGSTNAVLHFLAIARAADIEFTLQDFQHISDTTPFIADLKPSGKYLMEDVHRVGGIPAVLKYLLKNGILHGDCLTVTGKTLAENLESVPDLEEGQDVIMPLDKPIKATGHLRMLYGNLAENGSVAKITGKEGLLFKGTAKVFNGEYAANDGIRTGLVKKGDVVVIRYEGPKGGPGMPEMLKPTAAIMGAGLGKDVALITDGRFSGGTHGFVVGHISPEAQEGGNIALVEDGDIITIDAETNSINVEVSAEEFAKRKESWVEPELKFKKGVLYKYARSVSSAAQGCVTDEF, encoded by the coding sequence ATGGAACTGAATAAATACAGTAAAAACGTAACACAAGATTCAACACAACCAGCAGCACAAGCAATGCTTTATGCTATAGGTTTTAAAGATGAAGATTTTAATAAACCATTAATTGGAATTGCAAGTACAGGTTATGAGGGGAACCCTTGTAATATGCACTTGAACGATTTGGCCAAGTTGGTAAAGGAAGGTGTTAATTCTAAAGAAACTGTAGGTCTTATTTTTAATACTATCGGTGTTAGTGATGGTATTTCTATGGGAACACCTGGAATGCGTTTTTCTCTTCCATCCAGAGATATCATTGCAGATTCTATGGAGACTGTTGTTCAGGGAATGTCATATGACGGTCTTGTAACTGTTGTAGGTTGTGATAAAAATATGCCAGGTGCACTTATAGCAATGTTGCGTCTTAACCGTCCTGCAATATTGGTTTACGGTGGTACGGTAGCCTCTGGGTGTCATAATAATAAAAGATTGGATATTGTATCTGCTTTTGAAGCCTGGGGCGAGAAAGTAGCGGGCACTATGGAAGAACCCGAATACAAAGATGTCATTAAAGAATCAATACCGGGGGCCGGAGCTTGTGGGGGTATGTATACAGCCAATACTATGGCGTCTGCAATTGAAGCTTTAGGTATGTCCATGCCTTATAATTCTTCCAACCCTGCTATTAGTAGCAATAAAAAAGAAGAAAGTATAGCTGCAGGTAAACAAATGCGCACACTTATTGAAAAGGATATTAAGCCATTGGATATTGTTACGCATAAATCTCTTGAGAACGCTATTCGTTTGGTAACAATATTGGGTGGTTCAACTAATGCGGTATTACATTTCTTGGCGATCGCAAGAGCTGCAGATATCGAGTTTACCTTACAGGATTTTCAACATATTAGTGATACCACGCCGTTTATAGCGGATTTAAAACCTAGCGGTAAATATTTAATGGAAGACGTTCACCGTGTTGGTGGAATTCCAGCGGTATTGAAATATCTATTAAAAAATGGAATACTGCATGGTGATTGTTTGACCGTAACAGGAAAAACCTTGGCGGAGAACCTAGAAAGTGTACCGGATTTAGAAGAAGGTCAAGATGTGATTATGCCTTTGGATAAGCCGATTAAGGCTACTGGGCACTTGCGTATGTTGTACGGAAACTTGGCTGAAAACGGTTCAGTTGCAAAAATTACAGGTAAAGAAGGGTTGTTGTTCAAAGGAACGGCAAAAGTATTTAATGGAGAGTATGCTGCAAATGACGGTATTCGTACTGGTTTGGTTAAGAAGGGTGATGTTGTGGTTATTCGTTATGAAGGACCAAAAGGAGGCCCAGGTATGCCAGAAATGCTAAAACCTACTGCGGCAATAATGGGTGCAGGCCTTGGAAAAGATGTGGCATTGATTACGGATGGTCGCTTTTCTGGGGGTACACATGGTTTTGTTGTGGGGCATATTTCACCGGAAGCACAAGAAGGAGGAAATATAGCTTTGGTGGAAGATGGCGATATCATTACTATAGATGCTGAAACCAACTCTATTAACGTTGAGGTTTCTGCTGAAGAATTTGCAAAAAGAAAAGAATCTTGGGTAGAGCCCGAGTTGAAGTTCAAAAAAGGAGTGTTGTACAAATACGCACGATCAGTTTCATCTGCCGCGCAAGGTTGTGTAACTGACGAGTTTTAA
- a CDS encoding biotin-dependent carboxyltransferase family protein, whose product MLKVLKSGLFTAVHDIGRYGYLNKGVPVAGFMDGFSAKKANQLLGNDAHAAVLEITMTGPTLMFEDETYISMGGALLYATLNNEPIANYEVIKVKKGDILSYGKLEKGFRNYLAIKGGVKAPLVLGSQSFFSSVTKKNHLDDGDELEYDACSHFEPKISKLKVDSFLDEINLEVSQGPEYGNLSDRQLERLFGKKFSISNENNRMAYQLEEKIEGLQISMITSATLPGTIQLTPSGKLIILMKDGQTTGGYPRILQLSDKAISVLAQKKYGDEVCFKLNSQ is encoded by the coding sequence ATGCTTAAAGTACTTAAATCAGGTTTGTTTACGGCCGTACATGATATTGGTAGGTACGGTTATTTAAATAAAGGTGTACCTGTTGCCGGTTTTATGGATGGTTTTTCTGCTAAGAAAGCCAATCAGCTCTTAGGTAATGATGCGCATGCGGCTGTGTTGGAAATAACCATGACAGGGCCAACCTTAATGTTTGAGGATGAAACTTATATTAGTATGGGAGGGGCTTTGCTTTACGCTACCCTAAATAATGAGCCTATTGCTAATTATGAGGTTATAAAGGTAAAGAAAGGAGATATTCTGTCCTATGGGAAGTTGGAAAAAGGCTTCAGGAACTATCTGGCCATTAAAGGGGGGGTTAAAGCGCCATTGGTGTTAGGGAGTCAATCTTTTTTTTCATCGGTGACAAAAAAGAACCACCTAGATGATGGTGATGAATTGGAGTATGATGCGTGCTCACATTTTGAACCAAAAATTAGTAAGTTGAAAGTAGATTCTTTTTTAGATGAAATAAATTTAGAAGTGTCTCAAGGGCCGGAATATGGAAATCTTTCGGACAGACAACTGGAGAGATTGTTTGGAAAAAAATTCAGTATATCCAATGAAAACAATAGAATGGCCTATCAACTTGAAGAAAAAATAGAAGGTCTTCAAATTTCTATGATTACCTCAGCTACGCTGCCAGGAACAATACAGTTGACGCCATCAGGTAAATTGATTATTCTGATGAAAGACGGACAAACCACAGGAGGGTATCCTCGAATATTGCAACTTTCCGATAAGGCTATTTCGGTGCTAGCCCAGAAAAAATATGGGGATGAGGTTTGTTTTAAATTGAATTCACAATAA
- the pxpB gene encoding 5-oxoprolinase subunit PxpB produces the protein MNKYSISIRPFGIHAILLEWPGRVDVAILEDILQFTQYLKECCLKNERWEIVPAYNSVTLIHREEPIDFKEIETKLLNWYKEDIKIVKRQKIVWRLPVCYDENFGIDLNEISQKSEKNIKEIIGLHTSHVYTVFGIGFLPGFTYLGGVPEELQFNRREEPRAKVLRGAVGLAGKQTGIYPQESPGGWNIIGNCPIPMFDPKAEEPCFVSVGDQVQFFKITRAEFDLYKIESEVGIYKLEKTVLDA, from the coding sequence GTGAATAAATATTCAATTTCCATACGCCCTTTTGGAATTCACGCTATTCTGTTAGAATGGCCGGGCAGGGTTGATGTGGCTATTTTAGAAGATATATTGCAATTTACCCAGTATCTTAAAGAGTGTTGTTTAAAGAATGAAAGATGGGAAATTGTGCCTGCATATAATTCAGTAACCCTTATTCATAGAGAAGAACCCATTGATTTTAAAGAAATAGAGACCAAGCTTCTTAATTGGTATAAAGAAGATATTAAGATAGTGAAACGCCAAAAAATAGTGTGGCGTTTACCGGTGTGTTATGATGAGAATTTTGGGATTGATCTAAATGAAATTTCCCAAAAATCGGAAAAAAACATAAAAGAGATAATTGGTTTACATACCTCTCATGTATATACGGTTTTTGGTATAGGGTTTTTACCGGGGTTCACGTATTTAGGAGGAGTTCCGGAAGAACTGCAATTTAATAGAAGGGAAGAGCCGCGTGCTAAGGTTTTAAGGGGAGCAGTAGGTTTGGCAGGAAAGCAAACGGGGATTTACCCTCAAGAATCACCTGGAGGATGGAATATCATTGGGAACTGCCCAATACCTATGTTTGATCCCAAAGCGGAAGAGCCTTGTTTTGTAAGTGTGGGAGACCAAGTACAATTCTTTAAAATTACGAGGGCCGAGTTCGATTTATATAAAATTGAGAGTGAAGTAGGGATTTACAAACTTGAAAAAACGGTATTAGATGCTTAA
- the pxpA gene encoding 5-oxoprolinase subunit PxpA: MKVKYIDLNCDVGEGVDNEEELLPLLSSCNIACGGHAGNSATMSLIVGLAKENNVLIGAHPSYPDKDNFGRSSMVMDPKELMTSIRSQIKSLVNIVSHLGLKLNHIKAHGALYNDIAKNASLAACFLAAIEEYKKDVLIYVPFGSEIDKEAEQAGYRVKFEVFADRNYQADLNLVPRKENKALITDKKEVLMHVVEMANHKRVKTVHGEVVSIIGDTFCIHGDTPAALEIVLYLTRELPNHNIFIKK; the protein is encoded by the coding sequence ATGAAGGTTAAGTATATTGATTTAAATTGTGACGTTGGGGAAGGTGTAGATAATGAGGAAGAGCTATTACCTTTGCTTTCTTCATGCAATATTGCTTGTGGAGGGCATGCAGGTAATAGCGCTACAATGTCTCTTATAGTAGGGTTGGCCAAAGAGAATAATGTTCTCATAGGAGCGCACCCATCCTATCCTGATAAGGATAATTTTGGAAGGTCTAGTATGGTAATGGATCCAAAAGAACTCATGACAAGTATCCGGAGCCAAATTAAAAGCCTAGTTAACATTGTGAGTCATTTAGGATTAAAGCTTAACCATATAAAAGCACATGGGGCATTATACAATGATATCGCTAAGAACGCTTCATTGGCAGCTTGTTTTTTGGCAGCTATTGAGGAATACAAAAAAGATGTTTTGATTTATGTGCCTTTTGGTTCAGAAATAGACAAGGAAGCTGAGCAGGCAGGTTACAGAGTAAAGTTTGAAGTATTTGCGGACCGCAATTATCAAGCTGACTTAAATCTGGTGCCCAGAAAAGAAAACAAGGCGCTTATCACAGACAAGAAAGAGGTGTTGATGCATGTGGTAGAAATGGCTAATCATAAAAGGGTGAAGACGGTTCATGGGGAGGTCGTTTCAATCATCGGTGATACTTTCTGTATTCATGGAGATACACCTGCGGCATTGGAAATAGTATTGTATCTTACCCGAGAATTACCCAACCATAATATTTTTATAAAAAAGTGA